The Glycine soja cultivar W05 chromosome 19, ASM419377v2, whole genome shotgun sequence genomic sequence ATCTGTGTGAACCAATTGCAACTTTTGAGTTGCTCTCCAAGCTGATTGAGGAAATGGTTTTCTGACTAGCTTACCATATTGGCAAGCCACACAATCGGCTAACTTGTCTTCAAGCATTGACACACCTTTCACCAAGGCATGTTTTTGCATGTATAAAAGTTCAGCAAGATGGAAGTGCCTGAGCCTTTTGTGCCATAGTTCAACATTGGTGGTCATACTTGAAAAATCTATTTGCTTCTCCTCCATCAGATTTAGAGCATAGCTTTTAGCCCTCATTTTCACCCTGAATACGTCTTTGCCCTTTGCATCTTTGATCAAGCAccaattttcttcaaatataaCTTTGAAGCCCTTCTCTACAAGTTGAGCAACACTAAGTAAATTTTGATCAATGTCAGGCACATATAAGACATCAGAGATATATTTCAAACCTGTCAAGCTTTCAATAGCAACAGTCCATTTTTCCCTTGATTGAGATGAAATCACCATTTCCAATTTTTACTTTGGAAACAATGGTTTTGTCAAGTTCTTTAAAGAGTTTCAGGTCATTGGTCATATGGTTTGTGCAGCCGCTGTCTATTAACCATGAATCACTAGAACTATTGCTAGTGGCAAAGCATGTTGCGACAAAGAGTTGTTCATCTTCTTGTTCCTCCACAACCACCTTTGCCTCCTCTAATTTGGACTTGCATATTCACTCTACATGTCCCATATTGCCATAATTTCTGCACTTGACATCTGGCCTCCACCAACATTTTCTTTCAGGATGATTTGTCTTTTTGCAATGCGAACAAGGAGGAAAGGTCTCACCTTGCTGCTTGTTGGAGCCTTCTGGTTTTGTTCCTTCATTTGTTGTTCTTCTTGTCTTTGCCACCTCTTGAATTTTGTGCTTTCGTATGAAATGCACCTTGTACCACCTCCTCTTGTCTCATCATTCTTCTTTGCTCCTGGGATTGTAGAGCATTTATGAGTTCTCCCAAGGTGATGGTTGACAGGTCTTTAGACTCCTCCAATGCTGATATCTTCGATTCATACTTCTCGGGTATAGTGACCAGGATTTTTTGCACTATTCTTTCATCAGGAAAGTCCTTCCCAAGAAGCCTCACTCTATTTGCTATGCCAAACAGCCGGTCAACATAGCCTTTAATTGTTTCAATCTCATTCATGCTCTACATCTCGAATTCTCTGCCCAAGTTGAGTACTTGCATGCCTTTGGTTCTTTCACAGCCTTGATATTCTGATCTGACATAATCCCAAATCTGTTTGGCAGACTTGAAGTTCATGAttcttgtaaaaataattttttacagcAGAGAAAAAGCAATTTTTATCCTTAGCCTTTTTGGTCTTCCTCTCTCTGTGATTCTTCATCTGAGCCACCGTTGGATTTAAAGGTAGTTCAGGAACATCATAGTTTTCTTCTACTGCCTCCCAAAGATCCACAGCTTCAAGATGAGTGGTCATCCTTGCAACTCATAATTCGTACTCCTCACCATCAAAAATTAGTGGTGGACCTGCTGTGTATGGTGTTTCTCCCTCCATTACGATTTCTCTCAACTCACAGGTCCCTTAAAGATAAGAGCTCTAGACAGTAGACAGAAGTATTAAAGAATGAAAGAGAGTGTAAAGGAAATTGAGACtgcaaaaacttattttattcagATATGAAGCAACATATTTATAAACAGAGAAAAGAAAGTAACTGCTAACAGAGAGATAACATCACTAACAGATCATGCCTAGAGAATAGGACCAAAACTACTTTAACCTTTCAatcaacatgacttttatttttcctaaaaaatagcataaaaatCTGATCTACTATAGTTTGTTAGACAGTtccaacaatcacatcttaaCAAGACCTAACATTATGTTTAGTATTTGCATGTGTGCTCGTTATCACTCATGTCTTAAAGAGTGATATTTCTCAACAGTTAAGAGAGTTATGAAGTATCTTAGAGGAACCTTAGATGTCGACTTATGGTACCCTAAAAGTGTTGAGATCTCGCTAGTGGGGTACTTAGATTCAGACTTTACATGATGCAAGCTAGATAGGAAGAGTACAAGTGGCACTTGTCGCTTATTAGGAAATACCTAGTAtcttggaatagcaagaagTAAGCATGTGTTGCCTTGTCTACAACTGAGGCTGAGTACATTGTTGCGGGGGGTTGTTGTGCATAAATTTTGTAGGTTAAACAATAGCTTTATGATTTTGGATTGCACTTAGGACACATTCCTTTAAGATGCGATAACACTAGTGCCATTCGTCTAACCAAAATCTTATCATGCATTCTAGGACAAAGCATATAGAGATTATGAATCATTTCACTAGGGATCATATTCACAACGGTGATTGTGATATAGAGTTTATTGATACAAACTCATAACTAGCTGATATCTTCACTATACCTTTAGCAAGGGATAAGTTCTTTCACCTTCATAATGAACTCGACATTCTAAGTGAGTATAAATTTACTTAAGCCAATTAGGGAGTACTTGTTCATGTACATAAGCATTTACTTTTGTTTGCTTTTTTGTTTGTACATGTAGTTTGCATTCTTGAACATTTAGCATTcataaaaaaaccattttagcATGTTTAATTCTGGAAAATTGTGATTTAGCATGCATGATAATTGATTAGCATATTTTGTACGATATTTCAAGTTGAGGTTGATATCAAAGCCTTCTAGgtaaacctgtaatcgattaccaacctGGGCAATTGATTATTTCAAGTAAAGACAGAAAGCCTTACTCTCTActtgaacctgtaatcgattaccaggcgtCTGAAACATTTTCAGAAACTGAAAAAGATGCCTCCCCTGTTCTTTTTAAAGCTTGCCCAGACCTAGAAACCTCTTACATTCTATCTCAGACCTCTTTTTGAAACCTAAGAGAGTATATTTGTTATGCTTCAACCTTCTAAACACCTAAACCATTCTTTCTACCTTCACCTTCAACCTTCATCAATGGCagagaagaagaacaagagGATAAAGAGCATTAGGCATAGACCTACAACCCCGAGAAtggaaaaggagaaggaaacAACAAAGAGTGGTCCTTCAGGAAGAGGAAAATGGATTGCCCATTTTCCTTCACCTCCTACTACTCCAAAGGAAACTCCTTGGTTCTTTAAAGAATAGTATGAGTCTTCGTACAAGTTTAGTTatgtgaagaaggagatgattCAATCAAAGTATGTCAGTTTGGTGTGGCTTAAAAGGGAAGGTTTTGCATTTCCTGAGTTGATTAAGTATCACAGGTTGAAGAAACTAGTAGAGATGAAGAGCACCTACTACAATAACCTGGTAAAAGTTTTCTATACCATAACTCATATTTATGGTGATACTGGGTTTTTGTGTACTGAGGTGAAAGGGCAACAGATTATGATGACACAAATGGTTTGGTTAGACATTGATGGGTTATCTTCAAAGGAAGTTATGGCTTACCAGTTGGGTCTCAAGGAAGCTAGATTTGCTTTCAACAAGGTTGAGAAGTACAAGCCAACGATGAAGACTCCTTTCTACTTATGTTGTTGTTACAAAagcaaaaggaaagaaatgttTTGGTATTGGACCGTTGATGCTTGAGCACAAGCTTTTGGCCTATGTGGTTGCTTGGATTATTACTTTGAGGGGGAGCAATCATGCTCAGTTGACTGAGGAGGATCTTCTCCTTATCAGTCTTATGCAAAGGAAGTTGAAGATCAACTGGGTCAACATTATTATTGATATCATGTTGAAGACAAAGAGAATTGACTCTTCCAAGTATCCTTATGTAGTTCTTATCTCTAGGATTATTGACTACTTTGGTGTTGATAATCAAGAGGAAGTCTTTGGTTTTGTTGAGGCAGAGTTTGAAGTGAAGACCAAAAGTCTTGAAGCGAAGCGGGTACATCAAGTCTAAAGAAGCTAGTGTTGGATGAATTGAGAAGAGCAGAGATgatcaaattgaacaaaaagaagcaaaagaaaatcCCATGAGCCCCTTTAAGTAGATGATGCTAGCAAAGATGGATGAGCCCATGAGAGTGCATAAGGAAGACTATGCTGAGCTTAAGGAGTGCTTTGAGTCTATCTTAGAAAGGTTGGATGCTATGGGAGCAGCACATGTGAATGATATTTAATCCTTGGCTATCCTTTAAGATTCCCTTAGAACCTTAAAATAGTTGTACTAATTAAACTTGAATCGAAAAGTTGCTACTAACGTGTTTATGAAGCATGTTGTAGAGCAGGTACTATGAAACAAAACATCAATACACATCATATTGATTTGGCATTATCAAaaccaaaaagggggagattgttagatcaaagcttgaagcccttagtttttagttttggttTGATAATTTTGCAATGCCTAACATGTTTAATAGATGAGGAATTTGTATTGAATGTTTTAGTCTAGGCATGAATGTGATATAGTTTAAGTCCTTTTCATGCTTAGTGATTGATCAAATATAAAGTGAATGAAGTATTCTTATTCTTTAAGTTTCTTAAGAACTTACTTCTACTTGAAATTTGGCTAGAAGCATCAAATTAATCGATTGCCTCACTTGGTAATCGAATGCCCATGCTAGTTTTAGAAGAGAGAAGGATGTGTAGCTTAGAATAATCGATTACCCATTTCATAATCAATTACCTAGCTTCTAGAAACAAAGAGAAGCTCTCTATGTGATTCTATAATCAATTATCACACATGATAATCAATTATCCAGTTAGCACAAAAGGAACACAATACTCGGACTAAAACGAATTAATCAACTAACCAATTTCTAGAAATATAGTTTAAAGGgaattttgatgaattaattCATTACCTGGTTTTATAATTGATTAGCTCTGTTTTAActgtcaaaatttatatatatcctTATGTGTTTTCTTTAAGAGAGACTTTTGATACGTTCAGTCTTggagaaaaatatttcaagGGAGTCTTCTAAAAGACTAGCTCTGCATTTCATTCTACCATCATGAATTGATCATCAtgtgaagaaaaattgaaaattaaagatcTACACATTTTAGGTGTATTCAATCCTTTATCTTTCATTCTTTTAGATTATGTTTCTTGGTTAGGATTACCAAGGATGTTAGAGAATTTATAGagtttcaatttttagttttctCTTGTAACGTTCAAGAGAAAATTTTGATTTCTATTAGATAATTGTGCATAGTGTTTGTACTTATGTTCTCTATATAGTGGAAGTTCTAAGAGGACTTAGAATAATTGGATGTAGGTCCAGATTGGATTGAACCGGTATAAACTCTTGTGTGATTCTCTTATTCTCTAAACTCTAAGTCTTGTATTCATCATTGGTAGTGGAACTGATATCAAGGGCCAttataatagatttttttttttacacatgttATAATCACTGAAGTTTCTAttttataatgatattttgaagAAACTTTGATTTGTTTAAAGGGGTGTTTTTTAATCTATGTTCAGTTTATCTTACCCTTTTACTCTGATCATTTGTTCCAAATCAAAATGATGCTGAAAAGGCCTCAAGAATTATTACCCGGCTTGAATATACAGTTGGATTTATGATCCTCCTGAGACTCTACATGTGTTAGCTtgaatcaatatcaaatttatttggtACTCTAAAAATATGTTGCAGCATTAGCTGGAGGCTAAGtgcattattatttaaatattacagCTTAATTTCAGTATGTCATATCGATTGCTCAAATGCAGTTAGCAATCCGCCTTCCAACAAAAATTCAGTTCGCAATCCAAATAATTAATGAGGGTAATGAAACTAAAACCACATTAAGTTAATTGtgattttatgtattattaatgtgaatatttttacactattaactattaaaaatatgaattttaaagtatatttaatttttatgattgagTTTAATACAATGTTATGAGCATTGGTTCGATCATTAACCTGGTTGAGGTAGTAGGTCAGTGGTCTAACTGGTGGGTCAGTAATTGGTCTGGTTTGAtccaatatatattaaaaattcaaaattatatatgtatctattatatataagtatataactaacattatttgattaagaaaagtcTATCCATACTCTAAAATCCAACATAACAATTGATAATAGTGAGATTCGAACActaatttaacttaaattaagaagaagaaaaatcaaacctGTGAACAGGGAATTCGGGTACAATTCACAGACCATggcagaaaaattagaaaattagtAGATACCATTGGTGCAGAGGTATCTACGAGCAGCAGTAGGGGGTTTCATATAGCAAAACATGAGCTTTAGCAACATCCTTCACATGCATTGCACCCAACTAGTTATACTACTACGTCTCCCTCGACCACATCATTAGCTCCTACAGCACGACATAACTTGCGTTGAGCTCCGACTTCCACGTTGTCAAATGCCCACTAGGTACCACTTCCCCCTTCCCTTATAGTACTCCATGTTCGTCCATGACACCTCGTGTGTGGCCTACCCTGTCGACCACCGTGAGTTCAGCACCATTATGGAGATCGAGGATGTGAGCACCACACACTGTGCGATGGTTAGGACGTTCAAGGTGCCCTGAACTGCGGGTTTGAGAAGGTCTCTTTGGGGGTCCTTGAGGGTTCAGGGGGAGGCCACGTGGAAGACGTTGGAGTAGGAAAAGATGGCGTGGGAGAGGGCGGCGGCATCGAGGAGGTCAACGGGGAAGAGGGTGAGGTAGGTGGCGGTGAAGGGGAGGAGGTTAAAGAGATGGGAGGCGTCAGAGCCAGGGAAGATGGTGGTGTGGATGGTGTAGTGTGGGTTCTCCTTCTCCAAGAGGGTTTGGACCTGTCCGGGTTTGTAAAATCGGTCAGGTCGTTGGATTTCCTCAAAAAACCGATCGGGTTGGGCTGGGTCATCTCGAGTCAGATGCATGAACGATCCAATAGCGAAATCGGCCCGGTTAGGTCATCGGATCCCAGTTGGATTGTCCGACCACTAGACCAAACTAGTTTTTATAACACCAGTTTACTACCTTTTCActgcttaaaaataattattttgaaagtcaacaaacttatcatacattGTAGGTTATGATTGAGTGACTTTGTAAAACCTTTTACACTGTAAGCtcataatcatttttttccttatacattgtagaacaagttttatatttatatttgagagAGACTTGTTTATTTAATAGTAATGAATATACTTCAATGTTAGtcattatttaagtttaatttgattattatggaagagaaattttaaaggtacaagataaaacaaataatgaagACAAAAGCTCGAgatcttttattaatttattaagtatATTGTAAATGAATCAACAACACTTAGAATATTGTAAAAAGAGAAATCCTAGATTATTTAGATAAAGGATCAATCATACCGTCTTAGTCTCCTTGGGGTTGTTCTAAATTTAATGTAATGAATGCTTCACAACAAGAAAGAAGGGCTCCAAGGTTAGTAATAAATTATAAGCTTATAAACAAAGTACTAAAATGGATAAGATACCCACTACCTAACAAATCTAATCTAATAAAAAGGTTGCATGACACAACTATATTCTCTAAATTTGACATGAAGTGAGACTATTATCAAATTTTAGTGGTAGAGGAGGATAGACACAAAACTGCTTTTGTTGTCCCTTTTGGACATTATGAATGGAATGCAATGCCCAAAGGCTTAAAGAATGCGCCAAgtgaatttcaaaatattatgaataatattttctacCAGTATATGAAATTTTTGATAGTATATTTAGATGATGtactaatttttttcaaaaggaaTAAATCAACTTGTctcacatttaaataaatttatagaaaTAACTAAAGAAAATGGGTTGGTGGTCtcaacaaaaaagacaaaaatatttcaaacaaataCTGGGTTTATAGGATGTAAAATATACCAATAAACGTTACCCCAATCTAAGATCTCTAgagtttgcaaaaaaaattccaaatgaaattaaagataaaaaatagttaaaatgatttttaggaTGCTTAAATTATGTACCAGATTTTATTCCAAATATTAGAATCATTTATGTCCCATTatccaaaagaaaagaaaaaatccaCCCCTATGGAATGCTAACATGACCCAAGTGATTATTGAAATTAAGCAAATTATAAAATGACCTGCCTTGTTTAGGAATTCCAGATCCAAAAGCCTCCTTGATCATAGAAATTGATGCCTTAAACATAGGGTATGGAGGAATCCTAAAGCAAGTTTCAAAAAATTCTTCTAAAGGACAAATAGTTAGATATTATTCGGACGTTTGGCATCCAACTCAACAAAAGTACTCTACAGTTAACAAAGAAATCTAATCCATTatgcattaccaaatttcaagaTGATCTATTTAGCAAGCATTTTCTAGTAAGGACTGATAGTAAAGCAGCACGAGTGTTTCaaacaataatgtaaaaaaattggtttctaAACATATCTTTGTCAGATGGCAATCATTGTACTCCTATGTTTTGATATTATTCATATGAAAggggataaatttttttttccagatttTCTAACAAGAGAATTTTTGCAAGGGACCAAAATGAGTAGTAGGAAAGTCAGCAATTGTTTCCCAAAAGCCACCCACTATGTCTCAAGTTATTCAAAAACCTCCTATTAAAATAGATGGAAAATCGACAACCCCACAAAATCCCGCATTACAACAAATTTACCCCTCCAATATCATAACTCTATAAATCCAAGGCCTTCTCAAGACAATTTTTTCCGCAATCAtataattataaagattaaattgatGCTTGGTACAATACTTTTTACCTTCGACCTTTTCAACATTCGTGGTTCTTTTGGTTCAAAAATGGAATTTCACTAAAGTTTCCAAAATGGTTCATCAAGTGGTTCAGCGATATTGGATCCATTGTTAATAAATTCCCACAAGTTAAAGACAATCATCaatattataatgaaaaaaCCACCTTTGTTCAAGGATATAGGTTTATATCATTTGTAGCCAGCCAAGGCATAACTTGGATTATGTCCTGGGATTATGATATGATTCAAGACTTGATAAAACTCTCTAATGAGACAGACACACAATATTTGGCTAGATCAATACAAGTTAAATGGTGGAACAAATTTGATATCTTGTTcgttagaaaagaaaaaattgatgaatGGGTAAAAATGTCCCAACATAGGTTTAAGATAAAAGTTCAAACCAATAAAGAATCATCATTTTTAGcagaaaaatagaagataatggCAGACTTGGCCTCCGCAACCTCTGAAGAAGAATGgcaaaaaagattaaaagatgtGAATTCAACACAATCGGTAGACCTCGAGGACGAGGCCTCATCAAGCCCCAAAAATGTTTTGCAAGACAATGAAGATGATTGTTACGGAATGTACAcctaagaaaaaattatgtgGCACcacaagacccaaaattataCCATGTAAGGAtagatattttcatattttaaaatctgAATACCAAGAGCATTCAACCTTGCATAAGGCAAAAAGCTTCTTTCTCATGCACAGATTTCGCTGTCAACATATAGCCAAGATTCTCTACCCCTTCATCATGAatatgcatgtagtcctaacaACAATATTTCAAGTCCCAAAATCTGTCAAGACtcttcctttcaaaagaatcaaaagaagtcATCATGGAAGCAGCTAcgtctttcaagtttcaagaaaaatattttgaaattctcTTGGCACATTCTTTAAGGCTTGGCGCATTACATTCTATTCATAATGTCCAAAAGGGACTACGAAAGAAGTTTTGTATCTATCCTTCTCTATCATTGAAATTTGAGTAGCCTAACTTCATGTCAAATTTAGAGAATATAGTTGCGTTATGCAACCTTTTTAGTAGATCAGATTTGTTAGGTAGTGGGTATCttattcattttaaaactttttttagagGCTTATAATTTATTACTAACTTTGGAGTCCCTCTTTCTTGTTCTAAAGCATTTATTACATAAAATCTGGAACAACTCCAAGGAGACTAAGACGGTCTGATTAATCATTTATCTAAATAATCTTggatttctttttttacaatattttaagTATTGTTGATTCATTGGTATTGGTCTTTCTTTTGTTGGGATATCCTTCTCGATAAATTCTTCTTAGTAAATTAatgaaactttatattttttccgaCTCCAACAGGCTTTGGTATTTGTTTCacaaatttctttttctattttctcttcaaattcttttactattttttgaATATTAGGAGTTTTTAGTTATTCTtctattcttttatattttatttctttatttagcatatttatttgtttttgtttcctttgGATTCAATTTACTTTAGTTATAGAAGCTTCATGTAacatatttaattcttttagtcGGGGAGGTCgaataaaatcaaaacatatttCCTTTTCTAGGACTTCTGAtacttttttcctttcaatcatcttaaaatgatataataGAGTTAAAAATGGTGTTCCTAATATTAATTGTGCGGtcatgtttttaactaatacaAGTGAGGTGGTGtaacatattttgattttacaaatttttgCAAATTTTTGCATTAGACAATTTGTACTCAATACTCATTTGACATCCATTTGCACAGCTAAccccttttgttgttttttcataatattttgtaatatatatatatgtgtgtgtgttataTTTTGATAAGTTTATATTAagtcaattttaatattaatgaatgaggtaacaaattattttacattaatatgaaactatttatatatgatctatgtgaaaataattttcaattcaacAGTGTATTGTAAGAACATGTTCAATTTGAAGTTATTGGATGGTGTAATAATTGTTTAAGTTACACTAGTATATACATGTGAGGAGGGATCAACTTACATAAAGAGTAACTCTTTTAGAGTTATACTCAATTAGATTTCatgaaaataaatgataataatggAGTGTAACTCAAAGAGTTTACTAAACTCTTGGCGTAGGTGATTCCTGCCCTTTCTctctatattatttaataataagaaaCATGTAATTTTGATTCTCATTTCAGGTTTATATACTTTTAAtgtcctttttatttatatatgaaagtAACCTATTTGTCTAATTAATGGTTAAGTGCTGCGGAAAATGCTTTTTGCATTATTTACTCTTGTAgtttataatatattagattttaacATGTGCAATGCACGaggtaaacaaaaaatttgagtatttttatttagattttatttgtttattcatATGTAAAAATGAGCataaacatatattaaataatgacAACTTTTAATCTAATTGATgtcacaacttttttttaatcttaaatgtatttacttttatttaataaaattgaaaaatatttattaagaagttatttaaaatatgcaaaatcACAATAGAATTAACTGAAAAGTTGTAGTATTTAACTTATGTATAAACAtctataattaaattgaattgtaTATTTA encodes the following:
- the LOC114398650 gene encoding uncharacterized protein LOC114398650 codes for the protein MNEIETIKGYVDRLFGIANRVRLLGKDFPDERIVQKILVTIPEKYESKISALEESKDLSTITLGELINALQSQEQRRMMRQEEVVQGAFHTKAQNSRGGKDKKNNK